The window TAGGTATAATCGCTAGTTTACGAGAAAAGGTCACCACTTTAGTTTGTAAAATATCGATTTCTTTTATAGTTCCAGTGATACCTTGTGCTTCAATCGTGTCACCTACTTTAAAAGGTTTAAATAACAGTAATAAAACGCCACCTGCAAAATTAGATAAAGAGCCTTGTAAAGCAAGTCCTATAGCTAGTCCTGCGGCTCCTATTATTGCTGCAAAGCTAGTTGTTTCTATACCTATCGTGCCTATAATCGATACCATTAGTAAGATCCACAATGCCCAGCTAATGAGGTTAAGTAGAAACTTTTCTAATGTCACATCGTACTCACGTAAGGACATAAATTTTCTGGCTAGCTTCACAACTCTTTTAATTAACCATCTACCTATAATGTAGATAAGAATTGCTTTTAAAATAGGGATACCGTAATCTAAAATCAGTTCAAACCCTTTTTCAACATTAAAATTTTCAAACAATTTATTCATAGCTGCAAAGTTAAAATAAGCCTACACAACTGGTGTTTAGGATTTGTTAATACTCTTAGTTTGTTTAGTTAACCGCTTTCGCGAAAGCGAGATTATAAAACAAAAAAAAGCCGCTAACAATTGAACTTGGTAGCGGCTTATAGAAAGTCTAAAGACTTCTAAAATGGATATTTATTAGCCTCTGTTACAGTATCTGCAATTGTATTTCTCAATCCTACAATGTTAGGTAAGTTAGTATACTTAGTAAAACGCTTTAATCCCATAAGCATCATACGTTGTTCATCACCTTCTGCAAAGCTGGATATTCCTTCTTCGGCTCTAGCTTGAACAATTTTTGAAGCTTGATAGAGGTAATATTGTGACATGGCAATTTGCTCTTTTTGAGCTTCTACACTTGTACGAGCAATATTCTTTTGGGTTCTTAGAATCGCACTTTCTGCCATGTAGATTTCAATAAGAATATCTGACGCAGCAAGAAGTAATTGTTGGTTTTCTTCTAAGGCTGGTCCAAATTTTTGAACAGCGCTTCCTGCTACCATTAAAAATACTTTTTTCAATTTCTTGATCATATCCATTTCTTCGCTCAACGGCTCAGAGAAATCTGGAGTGTCAAAAGAAGGGATAGAAGTAAGCTCATTTCCTACTGCCAT is drawn from Nonlabens dokdonensis DSW-6 and contains these coding sequences:
- a CDS encoding mechanosensitive ion channel family protein, which gives rise to MNKLFENFNVEKGFELILDYGIPILKAILIYIIGRWLIKRVVKLARKFMSLREYDVTLEKFLLNLISWALWILLMVSIIGTIGIETTSFAAIIGAAGLAIGLALQGSLSNFAGGVLLLLFKPFKVGDTIEAQGITGTIKEIDILQTKVVTFSRKLAIIPNGPLLNGNIINFNSEGILRCETMIGVSYDADVPKVLETLRKLCTDHPLVLEEPAPVVEVTENAGSSINIIVRPYTLTADVWTVNFYLQKNFKPALDAIGVEIPYPHQVEIQKQG